One Canis lupus baileyi chromosome 1, mCanLup2.hap1, whole genome shotgun sequence genomic window, TAGAGTTTTCCAGAAAAAAGTCAGAGCACTGTATGATATATTTGCACATAGATCCGTGTCAAACATCCATCAACAATTCCTGAAGAAGTCATTCATGGGGTCCAGATTCCTGGCCATGGCAACACACGCGTCCCAGGGCAGCCCTCACCTCCTTGTTTCGAAGGCTGTAGATGAGGGGGTTGAGCATGGGGGTTACCAGGGTGTAGGACAAGGACACCACCTGCTTGCTCTCCGGGGAGTAGCTGCCCTTGGGTCGCAAGTGGATGACCCCCGTGGTGCCATAAAACAGAAGCACCACGACGAAGTGAGAGGCGCACGTGGACAGGGCCTTGTGGCGCCCCCTGGCAGATGGCATCCGCAGCACGGTGGCCAGAATCTTGGTGTAGGACGCGGCTATCAGACAGAAGGGAACCATGATAACCAGCACCGTGGCCGCCAACACGTTGGCCTCGAAGACTCTGGTGTCTGCACACACCAGGCTCAGCAGAGGCGCGATGTCACAGAAGAAGTGGCGGATGCCTCGGGGCCCGCAGAAGGGGAAGCGGAACAGCCAGATGGTGAAGACCAGAGACACAGGGACGCCAGCCAGCCAGCACGTGGCGGCCAGCAGGTGGCAGAGCCGCGGGCTCACGATGGCGCCATAGCGCAGAGGCCTGCAGATGGCCACGTAGCGGTCCCAGGCCATGGTCGTCAGGAGGAAGCACTCGGACGTGACGCAGGACAACACCAGCAGCAGCTGCAGGGCGCAGCCGGCGGGAGACACGCCCCGCCCGGGCCGCAGCAGGGTCAGAAGCAGCTGCGGCACGATGTCCAGCGAGAAGCACATCtccaccagggccaggtggcGCAGGAACAGGTACATGGGCGCGCGCAGGGCCGGGTCCAGGGCGGTCAGCAGCAC contains:
- the LOC140606830 gene encoding olfactory receptor 10A7-like, which translates into the protein MVMMMVMLMMAMKVGDEEDDDNNGGDEADDHFCFLPATPPPGAMPTAWAPPGAPEAPPCANQSCVPRELVLLGFAHVPALRPLLATLFLAMFLLTLLGNALIVLLTALDPALRAPMYLFLRHLALVEMCFSLDIVPQLLLTLLRPGRGVSPAGCALQLLLVLSCVTSECFLLTTMAWDRYVAICRPLRYGAIVSPRLCHLLAATCWLAGVPVSLVFTIWLFRFPFCGPRGIRHFFCDIAPLLSLVCADTRVFEANVLAATVLVIMVPFCLIAASYTKILATVLRMPSARGRHKALSTCASHFVVVLLFYGTTGVIHLRPKGSYSPESKQVVSLSYTLVTPMLNPLIYSLRNKEVRAALGRVCCHGQESGPHE